DNA sequence from the Carnobacterium funditum DSM 5970 genome:
TCTTGCCTGACTTCATCTACTAAAGGAGTCAATTGTTTTCTCATCTCTTCTCTTACCTTATGTTCAAACCCGCTAGTTCCTTGTAATTCTGTCATTTTCTTAATTAATTCAAATGTTTTTTCTTCCATAATTTATGTATACATAAAAGTCCTATTTACTTTTATGTTCTCCTTTCTATTTTTTATAACTTTTTTATAACTTTCCTTTACATTATACCTTACTTATACACTAAATTTAAGTTAGAAGACTTTTTTTTCAATAAGTAGTATACTTAATAAAAGATATGAACTGTTGAAAGGTTGGGATACTCGTGCAAAACAAAAAAAACGAAGCAGTAACGATTAAAGTAGCTGCCGGTTTTCTCTTTGGAGCAGGTGTAGTATGTGGCTATTTCTTGCGTCGTTATTTACAAAAAAATGTGGCTATCCATGGTGATACTATTTTATCATCCGTAAAAAAACAATTTTTAGCTGAAGGTCCTATTGAAGGATCATGGATTGAATTAAAAAAAATACCTTTACGAAAATTCACACTTAAGACAGATGTTTA
Encoded proteins:
- a CDS encoding PepSY domain-containing protein, with amino-acid sequence MQNKKNEAVTIKVAAGFLFGAGVVCGYFLRRYLQKNVAIHGDTILSSVKKQFLAEGPIEGSWIELKKIPLRKFTLKTDVYYGGISRIEEAKLVQYEFIADAYSGTILDIYRI